One Campylobacter sp. MIT 12-8780 DNA window includes the following coding sequences:
- the rplM gene encoding 50S ribosomal protein L13, which translates to MTKIKKPNEIKREWIVLDAQGKRFGRLLTEVAILLRGKNKPYYTPNVDCGDFVVIINASKATFTGANKAEDKLYHRHSGYFGSTKSEKFGELLEKNPVKLYKLAVRGMLPKTTLGREMLKKLKVYAGSEHPHTAQLAKKG; encoded by the coding sequence ATGACAAAGATAAAAAAGCCAAACGAAATCAAACGCGAATGGATAGTTTTAGACGCTCAAGGCAAGCGCTTTGGACGACTTTTAACCGAAGTGGCAATTTTACTTCGAGGTAAAAATAAGCCTTATTATACTCCAAATGTTGATTGTGGAGATTTTGTGGTGATTATCAATGCTTCAAAAGCGACTTTTACTGGAGCAAATAAAGCAGAAGATAAGCTTTATCACAGACATTCAGGCTATTTTGGAAGCACAAAGAGCGAAAAATTCGGAGAATTGCTTGAAAAAAATCCGGTAAAACTCTACAAGCTTGCTGTAAGAGGAATGCTCCCTAAAACAACACTTGGTAGAGAAATGCTTAAAAAACTTAAAGTCTATGCAGGAAGCGAACACCCACACACTGCACAGCTTGCTAAAAAAGGATAA
- the rpsI gene encoding 30S ribosomal protein S9 gives MKISYATGKRKTAVAKVWVKPGSGKILVNGMDLNAWLGGHEAIKLKVVQPLLVTKQEALMDVKASTLGGGYNAQAEALRHGISRALAAMDVDFRALLKPKGLLTRDSRSVERKKYGRRKARRSPQFSKR, from the coding sequence ATGAAAATTTCATACGCAACAGGTAAAAGAAAAACGGCTGTAGCTAAGGTTTGGGTAAAACCAGGAAGCGGTAAAATTCTCGTTAATGGAATGGATCTTAATGCTTGGCTTGGAGGACACGAAGCGATTAAGCTTAAAGTTGTTCAACCTCTACTTGTAACCAAACAAGAAGCTTTAATGGATGTAAAAGCAAGCACGCTTGGAGGCGGTTATAATGCCCAAGCTGAGGCTTTAAGACATGGAATTTCAAGAGCTTTGGCGGCTATGGATGTTGATTTTAGAGCTTTGCTTAAACCTAAAGGCTTGCTTACTCGCGATAGCAGAAGCGTTGAGCGTAAAAAATACGGACGCAGAAAAGCAAGAAGAAGCCCACAATTTTCTAAACGTTAA
- the mqnE gene encoding aminofutalosine synthase MqnE: MTTLLKKLENKERIDDELAYKLYDLDLFILAKYAHAKRLDLHGKKVYFNANRHINPTNICADTCKFCAFSAHRKNPNPYFMSHEEIMQIVDETIQRGTKEVHIVSAHNKDRSWQWYLEIFKMIKDKYPQLHVKAMTAAEIDFLKRRFGLEYEDTIEKMIEYGVDSMPGGGAEIFDEGVRAKICKGKVSSENWLKIHKLWHKKGRQSNATMLFGHIEQKEHRIDHMLRLRALQDETKGFNAFIPLVWQKDNSFLDVKHQLDSEEILKTIAIARIVLDNINNIKAYWATMGLNLAMVAQEFGANDLDGTIEKESIQSAGGAKSARGTKLDTFIELIKTSNLIPVERDSLYNELKVYA; encoded by the coding sequence ATGACTACACTCTTAAAAAAACTTGAAAACAAAGAACGTATCGATGATGAGCTTGCTTACAAGCTTTATGATTTAGATCTTTTTATCCTTGCAAAATACGCTCATGCAAAAAGGCTTGATTTGCATGGCAAAAAGGTATATTTTAACGCTAATCGTCATATCAATCCTACAAATATTTGTGCAGATACTTGCAAATTCTGTGCTTTTTCAGCTCATAGAAAAAACCCAAATCCTTATTTTATGAGTCATGAAGAGATTATGCAAATCGTTGATGAAACCATACAAAGAGGCACAAAAGAAGTGCATATCGTTTCAGCTCATAACAAAGATCGCTCTTGGCAGTGGTATTTAGAAATTTTTAAGATGATTAAAGATAAATATCCACAACTTCATGTCAAAGCTATGACAGCAGCAGAAATTGACTTTTTAAAACGTCGTTTTGGCTTAGAGTATGAAGATACTATAGAAAAGATGATAGAATACGGCGTTGATTCTATGCCCGGAGGTGGGGCTGAAATTTTTGATGAGGGTGTGCGTGCTAAAATTTGCAAAGGCAAGGTAAGCAGTGAAAACTGGCTTAAAATTCATAAACTTTGGCATAAAAAGGGACGTCAAAGCAACGCCACTATGCTTTTTGGGCATATAGAGCAAAAAGAACACAGGATCGATCATATGCTAAGACTTCGTGCCTTGCAAGATGAAACAAAGGGCTTTAATGCCTTTATCCCTCTTGTGTGGCAAAAGGATAATAGCTTTTTAGATGTCAAGCACCAGCTTGATAGTGAAGAAATTCTTAAAACCATAGCCATAGCCCGCATAGTGCTTGATAATATCAACAATATCAAAGCTTACTGGGCGACTATGGGCTTAAATTTAGCTATGGTAGCACAAGAATTTGGGGCAAATGATTTAGATGGCACCATAGAAAAAGAAAGCATACAAAGTGCAGGCGGGGCAAAAAGCGCAAGAGGAACTAAGCTTGATACCTTTATAGAGCTGATTAAAACTTCAAATTTAATCCCAGTTGAAAGAGATAGCTTGTATAATGAACTTAAGGTATATGCTTAA
- a CDS encoding RecB-like helicase, whose translation MNFKPFLALEASAGSGKTFALSIRFVALILKGAKLNEILALTFTNKAANEMKKRVIETFLHFDEDENPAANALCELLGKSKAELVRLRDARKSEFLQSNLKIQTFDSFFIKIIRSFALNLGLMSDFKMSNEALNVYDTFIKELDSKSLQSLAYYIIEADDKRHFFLHLEHLYQNSCEFQSENLAFPHAEKEAVKRAFDALCAYALNLSTNTNYQKNFSENLREDFKALCSKPLICSFEKNYFNSVKTDTLFLQKRAELIEALNSYAKALENFKIARLSSLLKHFERAKDKIIKDKNTLNFTDAARKAYLLTQSVDKDLIYFRLDGQITHLLIDEFQDTSVIQYEILKPLIAELVSGQGVKDFRSFFYVGDIKQSIYRFRNAKKELFKLLLDDFKQIEKEYLDTNYRSAKFLVEFVNTTFKKLYKENYITQKSLASKENGFIRVVQSKEKDAKEIKNACFEAILEQIEFLQSKHISLEEICILCWKNNDADDIVDFLKHHQIKAFTQSNIALEKKASVHILLTYAKYCIFGDEFYKIELESLLENVDFNRLHLDLSKTSLENALYLAKKLKLDLNDIALIQFFEYAKNKENFFELLFEPCELKLLPEQRFGASVMTVHKSKGLEFKHVILIDSLSKEAAETTIMLEYDLKKAWQLHFKDSIRDKTQEKEFMEFLANKEKLDYENDLNSLYVAFTRACESLIIITRQKDCIDMSHPSYLDMLDLTPFEQGELDINLKTEEKNILTTKDELERFEKVPLQKLANTNFAKNEESYFGLAFHTFLQEFNFKEPKENKILEKKLQNEYFYFLEQKRLAEVFQRAYRLIFNEFFQNLIKDKKVLKEQKIYFENELKQLDLLLLDEKEAIIIDYKTGQSHKEEHYEQVRLYKKAIEQITKKQTKAFIAYCLEDTLHFEEL comes from the coding sequence ATGAATTTTAAGCCTTTTTTAGCCTTAGAAGCGAGCGCTGGAAGTGGCAAAACCTTTGCTTTAAGCATTCGTTTTGTGGCTTTGATCTTAAAAGGAGCAAAATTAAATGAAATTTTAGCCCTAACCTTTACCAATAAAGCAGCTAATGAGATGAAAAAAAGGGTGATTGAAACCTTTTTGCATTTTGATGAAGATGAAAATCCAGCCGCTAACGCACTTTGTGAGTTGCTTGGTAAAAGCAAGGCTGAACTTGTGCGTTTAAGAGATGCTCGAAAAAGTGAGTTTTTGCAAAGCAATCTTAAAATTCAAACCTTTGATAGCTTTTTTATCAAAATTATCCGTAGTTTTGCCTTAAATTTGGGCTTAATGAGTGATTTTAAGATGAGTAATGAAGCTTTGAATGTATATGATACATTTATCAAAGAACTTGATAGCAAAAGTTTGCAAAGCCTTGCGTATTATATCATCGAAGCTGATGATAAGAGGCATTTTTTTTTACATTTAGAACACTTATATCAAAACTCTTGTGAATTTCAAAGTGAAAATTTAGCCTTTCCGCACGCTGAAAAAGAAGCTGTAAAAAGAGCTTTTGACGCACTTTGTGCTTATGCTTTAAATTTAAGCACAAATACAAATTATCAAAAAAACTTTAGTGAAAATTTAAGAGAGGATTTTAAAGCACTTTGCAGTAAGCCTCTTATTTGCAGTTTTGAAAAAAATTATTTTAATAGCGTAAAAACCGATACTTTATTTTTGCAAAAAAGAGCCGAGCTGATTGAAGCCTTAAACAGCTATGCTAAGGCTTTAGAAAATTTCAAAATAGCTCGTCTTTCAAGTCTTTTAAAGCATTTTGAGCGAGCAAAAGATAAAATCATCAAAGATAAAAATACACTCAACTTTACCGACGCAGCAAGAAAGGCGTATTTGCTTACTCAAAGTGTTGATAAAGACTTGATTTATTTTAGGCTTGATGGGCAAATCACGCATTTGTTGATCGATGAGTTTCAAGATACAAGCGTGATTCAGTATGAAATTTTAAAGCCACTTATCGCTGAACTTGTCTCAGGACAAGGTGTAAAGGACTTTAGAAGCTTTTTTTATGTGGGCGATATCAAGCAAAGCATTTATCGCTTTAGAAATGCCAAAAAAGAGCTTTTTAAACTCTTGCTTGATGATTTTAAACAGATTGAAAAAGAATACCTTGACACAAACTACAGAAGTGCAAAATTTCTTGTTGAGTTTGTCAATACTACTTTCAAAAAGCTTTATAAAGAAAATTATATCACGCAAAAAAGCCTTGCAAGCAAGGAAAATGGTTTTATCCGCGTGGTGCAAAGCAAGGAAAAAGACGCAAAAGAGATTAAAAACGCATGTTTTGAGGCTATATTAGAGCAAATTGAGTTTTTACAAAGCAAGCACATAAGTTTAGAAGAAATTTGTATTTTATGCTGGAAAAATAATGACGCTGATGATATAGTGGATTTTTTAAAACATCATCAAATAAAGGCTTTTACGCAAAGCAATATCGCTCTTGAGAAAAAAGCAAGCGTGCATATACTTTTAACTTATGCAAAATACTGCATTTTTGGCGATGAGTTTTATAAAATAGAGCTTGAAAGCTTGCTTGAAAATGTGGATTTTAACAGACTTCATCTTGATCTTAGCAAAACAAGCCTTGAAAATGCCTTATATCTTGCAAAAAAGCTCAAACTTGATCTTAATGATATTGCTTTGATTCAGTTTTTTGAATACGCAAAAAATAAAGAAAATTTTTTCGAGCTTTTATTTGAGCCTTGTGAGCTAAAACTCTTGCCCGAGCAAAGATTTGGTGCGAGTGTGATGACGGTTCATAAGTCTAAGGGTTTGGAATTTAAGCATGTGATTTTAATTGATTCTCTAAGTAAAGAAGCCGCAGAAACTACTATCATGCTTGAATACGATCTTAAAAAGGCTTGGCAGCTACATTTTAAAGATAGCATTCGAGACAAAACTCAAGAAAAAGAATTTATGGAATTTTTGGCAAATAAAGAAAAGCTTGATTATGAAAACGATCTTAACAGCTTATATGTCGCTTTTACAAGGGCTTGTGAAAGTTTAATCATCATCACAAGGCAAAAAGATTGCATTGATATGAGTCACCCATCATACCTTGATATGCTTGATTTAACGCCTTTTGAGCAAGGAGAGCTTGATATAAATTTAAAAACTGAAGAAAAAAATATCCTTACAACAAAAGATGAACTTGAGCGCTTTGAAAAGGTGCCTTTGCAAAAGCTTGCAAATACAAATTTTGCGAAAAATGAGGAAAGTTATTTTGGCTTGGCTTTTCATACTTTTTTGCAAGAATTTAACTTTAAAGAGCCAAAAGAAAACAAAATTTTAGAAAAAAAGCTTCAAAATGAGTATTTTTACTTTCTTGAGCAAAAGCGTTTAGCTGAAGTCTTTCAAAGAGCATATAGGCTTATTTTTAATGAGTTTTTTCAAAACCTTATCAAAGATAAAAAGGTGCTAAAAGAGCAAAAAATATACTTTGAAAACGAACTGAAGCAGCTTGATTTGCTTTTGCTTGATGAAAAAGAAGCAATTATCATTGATTATAAAACAGGGCAAAGCCACAAAGAAGAGCATTACGAACAAGTAAGGCTGTATAAAAAAGCTATAGAGCAAATTACAAAAAAGCAAACAAAAGCCTTTATCGCGTATTGTTTAGAGGATACGCTCCATTTTGAAGAGCTTTAA